A region from the Candidatus Electrothrix scaldis genome encodes:
- a CDS encoding nitrogenase component 1, producing MSKNHPDYISTTNACKLCKPLGACLAFKGIEGTVPYLHGSQGCATYMRRYIISHYNEPIDIASSSLSEKNAIYGGGPNLKMGLTNVAEKYRPKMIGIATTCLTETIGDDVSMYLKEYKKDTEGSEGLPEFVDVSTPSYSGTHMEGFHGAIHAVINQRAKGGPKTETINLLPGFVSSADYRLLKQITEDFGLDCTMLPDLSETMDRPALLEYEKVAEGGTPLAAIERMGCSQATIEFGRTLSSKKSSSLTLNEKFNIPHHRLGMPIGIEETDRFFALLSTLSGRPIPEKYTKERGRLIDAYVDGHKYVFGKRAIIYGEEDLVIGLTAFLAEIGIFPILCATGGTSGKLGEAITDITGDILSEQPVIHEGVDFFDIAEMAEELAPDLLVGHSKGYPLARKLNIPLIRVGFPIHDRVGGQRINHISYSGAQQLFDQVANALIAKKQADSDVGYSYM from the coding sequence ATGAGCAAAAATCATCCTGATTATATTTCCACCACCAACGCCTGCAAGCTATGCAAGCCATTGGGCGCTTGCCTGGCCTTTAAAGGCATCGAAGGCACCGTTCCCTATCTGCACGGTTCTCAGGGCTGCGCCACCTATATGCGCCGCTATATCATCAGTCATTATAATGAACCCATCGACATTGCCTCCTCCTCTCTTTCCGAGAAAAACGCCATCTATGGCGGTGGCCCCAACCTGAAAATGGGCTTGACCAATGTGGCGGAGAAATATCGCCCCAAAATGATCGGCATCGCCACCACCTGTCTCACAGAAACCATAGGCGATGATGTTTCAATGTATCTCAAGGAGTACAAAAAAGACACTGAAGGCTCTGAGGGTCTGCCAGAATTTGTTGATGTTTCAACTCCCAGTTATTCCGGCACCCATATGGAGGGCTTTCACGGAGCTATCCATGCGGTCATTAATCAGCGTGCCAAAGGCGGACCCAAAACCGAGACCATCAACCTTTTACCAGGCTTTGTATCCTCAGCAGATTATCGCCTGCTCAAACAAATCACGGAGGACTTCGGACTGGATTGCACTATGCTACCGGATCTTTCCGAAACTATGGATCGACCAGCCCTGCTCGAATACGAGAAAGTAGCCGAAGGTGGAACGCCCCTTGCGGCAATTGAACGCATGGGTTGCAGCCAAGCGACTATTGAATTTGGCCGCACTTTGAGTAGTAAAAAGAGTAGCAGCCTCACTCTGAACGAAAAATTCAATATCCCCCACCATCGACTGGGAATGCCTATTGGCATCGAAGAGACTGATCGTTTTTTTGCCTTACTTTCTACCCTCAGCGGTCGCCCGATACCGGAAAAATACACCAAGGAACGCGGGAGATTGATCGACGCCTATGTGGATGGGCACAAATATGTCTTTGGCAAGAGAGCGATTATCTACGGTGAGGAAGACCTGGTTATCGGCCTGACTGCCTTTTTAGCTGAAATCGGCATATTCCCTATTCTCTGTGCAACAGGCGGCACATCAGGCAAACTTGGCGAGGCCATCACAGACATTACCGGCGACATCCTCTCTGAACAGCCAGTAATCCATGAGGGCGTTGATTTCTTCGATATCGCCGAAATGGCGGAGGAGTTGGCTCCAGACCTGCTAGTGGGCCATTCCAAGGGATACCCTCTTGCCCGTAAATTAAACATCCCCTTAATCCGGGTGGGCTTTCCTATTCATGATCGGGTGGGAGGACAGCGCATTAACCATATTAGTTATAGTGGCGCGCAGCAGCTTTTTGATCAGGTTGCCAATGCACTCATTGCAAAGAAGCAGGCCGACTCTGATGTAGGATATTCATATATGTGA
- a CDS encoding endonuclease/exonuclease/phosphatase family protein translates to MKRYLLVMLTVFAVLILSQSVLAREIRLASWNMRWVNSIEFAPGDSGEAERTVKDYSAMREYAKKLQGDVVALQEVGDAEAAYHVFSQGEYTVLLSGRDDPQQTGFALRKGIPFVDNGAYKELGEGDTRYGTDITIFPNSDNALRLLSVHLKSGCFSNRHDEQGTEACSKFQRNMEVLEQWIDARAKEKIPFVVMGDWNRRLLENGDSAWAAIDDKEPKGLQLVNANQGAMQSVCLVKTWNKDTETWNDSLKNYPAPIDHIILDGRAASFLSENGFEVVTFTEEDSLAYNLSDHCPIYTDMTLPDDKVSLLEADTLHMDRVKLRIMAANITSGNKQSYDLGHGIRIFKGFKPDVVLIQEFNYKENSQKDIKEFVSTTFGEGFQYYRESDAQIPNGVISRWPILDSGKWEDSFAPNREYVWAKIDIPGNIDLWAVSLHFLTKNSRIRKAEARELVAKIKERIPEEDYLVIGGDLNTRNANEPALKILDEIIDLGPFPEGPKGGKGTNSSRKKPYDWVFADADLNQYQVQTEVGSRNFPKGIIFDSRVYGPLSDVTPVERGDSAAPNMQHMAVVKDFLLYVHE, encoded by the coding sequence ATGAAAAGATATCTTTTGGTCATGCTGACCGTTTTTGCTGTGCTGATCCTCTCGCAATCGGTCTTGGCACGTGAGATTCGTTTGGCAAGTTGGAATATGCGATGGGTCAACAGTATTGAGTTTGCTCCGGGTGATTCTGGAGAAGCGGAGCGAACCGTAAAAGATTACAGTGCCATGAGAGAGTATGCCAAAAAACTGCAAGGGGACGTGGTTGCTCTGCAGGAAGTCGGGGATGCCGAGGCCGCCTATCATGTGTTTTCTCAAGGAGAGTACACGGTCCTCCTTTCCGGGAGAGATGATCCCCAGCAGACCGGCTTTGCTCTCCGAAAGGGAATTCCTTTTGTCGATAACGGGGCCTATAAAGAGCTTGGTGAAGGAGATACCCGTTACGGAACTGATATCACGATTTTCCCCAATTCAGATAATGCCCTCCGTTTGCTCAGTGTCCACCTGAAGAGCGGATGCTTTTCCAATCGTCATGATGAGCAGGGAACAGAGGCCTGCTCCAAGTTTCAACGCAACATGGAAGTGCTTGAACAATGGATAGATGCCAGGGCCAAGGAAAAGATTCCCTTTGTCGTTATGGGTGACTGGAATCGACGTCTGTTAGAAAATGGAGACAGTGCATGGGCTGCGATTGATGATAAGGAACCCAAAGGGTTACAGCTTGTTAATGCGAATCAGGGGGCAATGCAGTCTGTCTGTTTGGTAAAAACATGGAATAAGGATACAGAGACTTGGAATGATTCCCTGAAAAATTATCCTGCGCCTATTGATCACATTATTCTCGATGGTCGTGCCGCGTCATTTCTCTCTGAAAATGGTTTCGAGGTTGTAACTTTTACAGAGGAAGATAGTCTCGCATATAACCTGTCTGATCATTGCCCTATTTATACTGATATGACCTTGCCGGACGACAAGGTGTCCTTGTTAGAGGCGGACACCTTGCATATGGACAGGGTTAAACTGCGCATTATGGCGGCAAACATAACCAGTGGGAATAAGCAATCCTATGATCTCGGGCATGGGATTCGTATTTTTAAAGGATTCAAGCCGGATGTTGTCTTGATTCAGGAGTTTAATTATAAAGAGAATTCCCAGAAAGATATAAAAGAGTTTGTTTCGACAACCTTTGGGGAAGGGTTTCAGTATTACAGAGAGAGTGATGCCCAGATTCCGAACGGCGTGATCAGTCGCTGGCCCATTCTTGATTCTGGAAAATGGGAAGACAGCTTTGCTCCCAACAGGGAGTATGTCTGGGCCAAGATAGATATTCCAGGTAATATTGATCTCTGGGCGGTGAGCTTGCATTTTTTAACAAAAAATAGCAGGATACGGAAAGCAGAGGCCCGGGAGTTAGTGGCAAAAATTAAAGAAAGAATACCAGAGGAAGATTACCTTGTTATTGGGGGCGATCTCAATACCAGAAACGCCAATGAGCCAGCCTTGAAAATTTTGGATGAGATTATAGACCTCGGACCTTTTCCCGAAGGTCCAAAGGGAGGGAAGGGGACCAATTCGAGCCGGAAAAAGCCGTATGATTGGGTGTTCGCAGATGCTGACTTGAATCAGTATCAGGTGCAGACTGAAGTAGGGAGTCGGAACTTTCCCAAGGGCATAATCTTTGATAGCCGGGTCTATGGTCCCCTGAGTGATGTGACACCGGTTGAGCGCGGAGACAGTGCAGCGCCAAACATGCAGCATATGGCTGTAGTGAAGGATTTTCTGTTGTATGTTCATGAGTAG
- a CDS encoding right-handed parallel beta-helix repeat-containing protein, whose amino-acid sequence MQCKEQKKFALLQLLRTLSFSILILALTSACSPEQEQETLEVSLSLYEKELLPQRTAQRPKHHGCVLDETTVVNVFYVDCKALNTEEVNPGTLERPFQSISQAVNFVQEYKIPAKIIIKPGIYRECIGLKGGRASKDDPLLIIEAEEKGTVILSGSDPLSGWTKENRGYSAPWSYKWGLSQLEYEETLQYAELGRRKELVVVNNTLLNQKLSLDALEAGAFFVDEQRGKLHVQPQEPLDIYTADVQVGVRSKLFEVKQRANFILRGIIFQHAMGSMHEPVLRLVNVSNFLIEDCVISNNAGIGIALVLATNGTLRRVSSTQNGGNGMDMYITQSMLVEESAFSFNCWRSHQGQVWHYFPAGAKLCHARNNIFRRNSFVGNLARGFWIDINGEFNIFTENLVMDNTDFGVFVETCHGPTRIEKNRISGNNYGIMVAESWLTELVGNIIFQNRKGQVGVRAMDDRSQRDVKNRGFFYAQETRGEQLLFRYLPMELTMQENILFANTSEDFLYRHDVRFGTDFVEHMRTYRGDHNILYHTEQEKVFRPEAVYTDCTLEEWQKKTGQDQHSAWKDPKIYYADIQQSGANIAVTVHNPKSAVTRVALYGAKLPDPGREELYFIEWNWMKKLGSKEAPPFTFTLSPEIVAGNWMVFAKIHTEDEPVLHSRRIATNTH is encoded by the coding sequence ATGCAATGCAAAGAGCAGAAAAAATTTGCACTCCTCCAGCTCCTCAGGACGCTTTCCTTTTCTATCCTTATCCTGGCCCTGACCTCTGCTTGTTCGCCGGAGCAGGAGCAAGAGACACTAGAGGTTTCTCTGTCCTTGTACGAAAAAGAGCTCCTGCCTCAGCGTACTGCGCAACGGCCAAAACATCATGGATGTGTTCTTGATGAAACAACGGTCGTTAATGTTTTCTATGTGGATTGCAAGGCCCTTAATACTGAGGAGGTGAATCCGGGTACTCTTGAAAGGCCATTCCAGAGTATTTCCCAGGCTGTGAATTTTGTTCAAGAGTACAAAATTCCAGCCAAAATTATTATTAAGCCAGGAATCTATAGAGAGTGCATTGGGCTGAAAGGCGGGCGCGCCTCAAAAGATGATCCTCTTTTGATTATTGAGGCGGAGGAAAAAGGAACCGTTATCCTCTCTGGCTCAGACCCTTTGTCTGGATGGACAAAAGAGAATAGGGGCTATAGTGCTCCCTGGTCGTATAAATGGGGATTGAGTCAATTGGAGTATGAGGAAACGCTCCAATATGCTGAGCTCGGCCGACGAAAAGAGCTGGTTGTCGTGAATAACACCTTGTTAAACCAAAAGCTCTCTCTTGACGCACTTGAAGCAGGAGCCTTTTTTGTTGATGAGCAGCGTGGCAAGCTGCATGTTCAACCCCAGGAGCCTCTTGATATATATACGGCGGATGTCCAGGTTGGTGTCAGGTCAAAGCTTTTTGAGGTGAAACAACGGGCCAATTTTATTCTCCGTGGCATTATTTTCCAGCATGCTATGGGGTCTATGCATGAGCCAGTCTTGCGCTTGGTCAATGTGTCCAATTTCCTGATTGAAGACTGTGTGATCTCAAATAATGCCGGTATAGGAATAGCACTGGTCCTTGCTACAAACGGTACCTTACGCCGGGTCTCCAGTACGCAGAATGGTGGTAATGGCATGGACATGTATATTACCCAATCCATGTTAGTAGAGGAAAGTGCATTTTCCTTTAACTGCTGGCGTTCGCATCAGGGGCAGGTTTGGCATTATTTTCCGGCAGGGGCTAAATTATGTCACGCCAGGAATAATATATTTCGCAGAAATAGCTTTGTCGGTAATCTGGCTAGAGGATTCTGGATAGATATTAATGGAGAATTCAATATTTTTACAGAAAACCTCGTGATGGATAATACCGATTTTGGTGTATTCGTCGAAACCTGTCACGGCCCAACCCGTATAGAAAAAAATCGAATAAGTGGTAATAACTACGGAATCATGGTTGCGGAAAGTTGGCTAACTGAACTGGTCGGTAATATTATCTTTCAAAATCGCAAGGGGCAGGTTGGTGTCAGGGCGATGGATGATCGCTCGCAGCGGGATGTTAAAAACAGAGGTTTTTTCTATGCCCAAGAGACCAGGGGGGAACAGTTGCTCTTTCGATACCTCCCTATGGAGCTCACCATGCAAGAGAATATCCTTTTTGCAAATACTTCAGAGGATTTTTTGTATCGACATGATGTGCGATTTGGAACGGATTTCGTCGAGCATATGAGGACGTACAGAGGGGATCATAATATTCTGTATCACACCGAGCAGGAAAAGGTATTCCGACCTGAAGCAGTATATACTGATTGCACCTTAGAAGAATGGCAGAAAAAAACAGGACAGGATCAACACTCCGCCTGGAAAGATCCAAAAATATACTACGCAGATATACAGCAGAGCGGGGCTAATATTGCTGTTACTGTCCATAATCCGAAATCAGCAGTGACCCGAGTGGCGCTGTACGGAGCAAAGCTCCCTGATCCTGGCAGGGAAGAGCTGTATTTTATTGAGTGGAATTGGATGAAAAAGTTGGGAAGTAAGGAGGCGCCACCCTTTACTTTTACTCTTTCGCCTGAAATCGTTGCTGGTAACTGGATGGTCTTTGCAAAGATACACACAGAAGATGAGCCAGTGCTTCATTCCAGAAGAATTGCGACAAACACTCATTGA